The following coding sequences lie in one Sorghum bicolor cultivar BTx623 chromosome 6, Sorghum_bicolor_NCBIv3, whole genome shotgun sequence genomic window:
- the LOC110436658 gene encoding GDT1-like protein 2, chloroplastic — MVVLVATAARWPGGGTAVRARPPAARARGPRRVAAAEPEQKSAATVRFVKCRLLSWMKPIRHDVRAQMSNVNVGAGSYGEDEANSRGERLDTSSTGDPNKLAKQLSGSRYLQSIGAVLLLCALAASFFVLFKGQSSAVVAMLAKSGFTAAFTLILVSEIGDKTFFIAALLAMQYQRALVLLGSMAALSLMTIVSVIIGRIFQSVPAQFQTTLPIGEYAAIALLAFFGFKSIKDALALPDNANGNLQGNSESGELAEAEELVKEKVSKKLTSPLDVLWKSFSLVFFAEWGDRSMLATIALGAAQSPLGVTSGAIAGHLIATALAILGGAFLANYLSEKLVGLLGGVLFLLFAAATLFGVF; from the exons CGCCGCGGAGCCCGAGCAGAAGTCAGCGGCCACGGTCAGGTTTG TAAAATGTAGGTTGTTATCATGGATGAAACCAATAAGGCATGACGTCAGGGCCCAAATGTCCAATGTAAATGTTGGTGCTGGGAGTTATGGAGAAGATGAAGCAAATAGCCGTGGAGAACGTTTGGATACCTCTTCTACCGGAGACCCCAACAAACT AGCAAAACAACTTTCAGGGTCTCGTTACCTGCAATCCATTGGTGCCGTGCTACTTCTGTGTGCCCTGGCAGctagtttttttgttttgtttaaaGGACAATCGTCTGCAGTTGTAGCTATGCTGGCAAAATCAGGTTTCACGGCAGCATTTACACTGATTTTGGTATCTGAGATTGGAGATAAG ACGTTTTTCATTGCTGCACTACTAGCGATGCAATATCAAAGAGCACTG GTTTTACTTGGGTCAATGGCTGCTCTCTCCCTGATGACTATTGTGAGTGTTATAATTGGACGGATTTTCCAGTCTGTGCCAGCACAGTTTCAAACAA CACTACCCATAGGAGAGTATGCTGCGATTGCTCTGCTGGCATTCTTTGGTTTCAAGTCAATAAAAGATGCATTAGCACTTCCTGATAATGCCAACGGAAACCTTCAGGGGAACTCAGAAAGTGGGGAACTGGCTGAGGCCGAGGAGCTtgtcaaggaaaag GTTTCTAAAAAGCTCACCAGTCCTCTTGATGTCCTTTGGAAGTCCTTCAGTCTTGTTTTCTTTGCT GAGTGGGGAGATCGCTCTATGCTTGCTACAATTGCTTTGGGTGCTGCTCAG TCTCCTTTGGGCGTTACTAGTGGAGCCATAGCTGGACACTTGATTGCAACAGCCCTTGCTATTCTTGGGGGAGCATTCCTGGCTAACTACTTGTCTGAGAAGCTg GTTGGCTTGTTAGGAGGAGTATTATTTTTGCTCTTTGCTGCAGCGACGCTTTTTGGTGTATTCTAA